One window of Jannaschia sp. CCS1 genomic DNA carries:
- the bcp gene encoding thioredoxin-dependent thiol peroxidase: MPEVGQPAPDFTLPRNGGGTLTLSAQRPKPVVLYFYPKDDTPGCTKQAITFTEMAPQFEAAGAEIIGISKDSVAKHDKFINKHALNITLVSDEDGDTCEQYGTWVEKNMYGKKHMGIERATFLIDAEGSIVQVWRKVKVPGHVEAVLDAVQAL, translated from the coding sequence ATGCCCGAGGTAGGCCAGCCCGCCCCCGACTTTACCCTGCCACGCAACGGCGGCGGCACCCTGACGCTGTCGGCCCAACGCCCCAAGCCCGTGGTCCTTTACTTCTACCCCAAGGACGACACGCCCGGCTGTACGAAACAGGCGATCACTTTCACGGAGATGGCCCCCCAGTTTGAGGCCGCGGGCGCGGAAATCATCGGCATCTCGAAGGATTCCGTCGCCAAGCATGACAAGTTCATCAACAAGCACGCGCTCAACATTACGCTGGTTTCTGACGAAGACGGCGACACCTGCGAGCAATATGGCACCTGGGTGGAGAAAAATATGTACGGCAAAAAGCACATGGGCATCGAGCGGGCCACGTTCCTGATCGACGCGGAGGGGTCCATCGTGCAGGTCTGGCGCAAGGTGAAAGTCCCGGGCCATGTGGAGGCTGTGCTGGACGCCGTACAGGCCCTCTAG
- a CDS encoding SDR family NAD(P)-dependent oxidoreductase, producing the protein MHSDIDLSSKIALVTGASRGLGAASALWLAERGAHVVAVARTIGGLEDLDDRIKAAGGQATLAPMDLTDDGAVAHLCRSLHDRWGRADIWVHTAIHVSALTPAPHVQAKDLDKVIATNIRGVSRLIANTEPLIAPSEAPTAVFFDDDWDAKFAGPYAMSKAAQRALVQSWQAETAKAPMAVHLLRPKPMPTAVRARFYPGEDRTPLADPASEADRLLSSVFNG; encoded by the coding sequence ATGCATTCCGACATCGACCTTTCCAGTAAGATCGCGCTGGTCACCGGCGCGTCCCGTGGCCTTGGGGCCGCGTCCGCCCTGTGGCTGGCCGAACGCGGGGCCCATGTGGTGGCCGTGGCGCGCACCATCGGCGGGCTGGAGGATCTGGACGACCGGATCAAGGCGGCAGGCGGGCAAGCCACGCTCGCGCCGATGGATCTGACGGATGATGGCGCGGTCGCGCATCTGTGCCGGTCCCTGCATGATCGCTGGGGTCGCGCCGATATCTGGGTCCACACGGCGATCCATGTCAGCGCCCTGACCCCGGCCCCCCATGTGCAGGCCAAGGACCTCGACAAGGTCATTGCGACGAACATACGCGGCGTCTCGCGCCTGATCGCCAACACCGAGCCGCTGATCGCGCCGTCCGAGGCCCCTACCGCCGTGTTCTTCGACGACGATTGGGATGCGAAATTCGCAGGCCCCTACGCGATGTCCAAGGCCGCGCAGCGGGCGCTGGTGCAAAGCTGGCAGGCCGAGACGGCCAAGGCCCCGATGGCGGTGCATCTTTTGCGCCCGAAGCCGATGCCCACGGCGGTCCGTGCGCGGTTCTACCCCGGCGAAGACCGCACGCCCCTGGCCGATCCCGCGTCCGAGGCCGATCGCCTTCTGTCGTCTGTCTTCAATGGCTAG
- a CDS encoding paraquat-inducible protein A codes for MTKILIAANICLLIAFPVSWAAPLMRAGLLPLFGLSEISVLSGLSALWGDAEYALAALVALFALVSPMVKTIVLTLIHLSKAPVRLLPALEIAGKLAMADVFLIAVYITLAKGLSVGRVETAWGLWLFTGCVLVSLVISILTKRALTPRAQG; via the coding sequence ATGACTAAGATCCTCATCGCCGCCAATATCTGCCTGTTGATCGCCTTCCCCGTCTCCTGGGCCGCGCCGCTGATGCGGGCGGGTCTGTTGCCGCTGTTTGGTCTGTCGGAGATCTCGGTCCTCTCGGGCCTGAGCGCGCTTTGGGGCGATGCGGAATATGCGCTGGCGGCGCTCGTCGCCCTCTTTGCGCTGGTCTCTCCGATGGTCAAAACCATCGTTCTGACCCTGATCCACCTGTCGAAAGCCCCTGTCCGCCTGCTGCCTGCGCTGGAGATCGCGGGCAAGCTGGCGATGGCGGATGTGTTCCTGATCGCGGTCTATATCACGCTGGCCAAGGGGCTATCCGTGGGCCGGGTCGAGACGGCCTGGGGGCTGTGGCTGTTCACCGGCTGTGTGCTGGTCTCTCTGGTGATCTCGATCCTGACCAAACGCGCGCTCACGCCCCGTGCTCAAGGTTGA
- the purF gene encoding amidophosphoribosyltransferase has translation MDETAVPASHFPRHPFDACDEDKLREECGVFGVIGVTDAANFVALGLHALQHRGQEAGGIVTHDPDAGFSSARRFGYVRDTFTSQKVMETLPGSIGIGHVRYSTAGSKGATQIRDVQPFFGEFAMGGAAIAHNGNIVNADELRKELIERGSIFQSSSDSECIIHLMARSLQRNIPERMKDGLRRVEGAFSIVAMTRTKLIGCRDALGVRPLVIGKLGDGYVLSSETCALDIIGAELIREVEPGEMVVITAQGIESSKPFNAARPRFCIFEHVYFSRPDSIIGGQSVYETRRQIGVELAKEAPVDADLVCPVPDSGTPAAIGYSQESGIPYAMGIIRNQYMGRTFIEPSEQIRNMGVRLKLNVNRALIRGKRVILVDDSVVRGTTSRKIKEMILDAGAAEVHFRIASPPTAWPCFYGVDTPERSKLLAATMTAEEMRDYLAVDSLKFISLDGLYRAVGEANGRDPAQPAYCDACFSGEYPVSPTDQIAKGFQLVEAAE, from the coding sequence ATGGACGAGACAGCCGTCCCCGCCTCGCACTTTCCAAGGCATCCCTTCGACGCCTGCGATGAGGATAAATTGCGCGAGGAATGCGGCGTTTTCGGTGTGATCGGCGTGACGGATGCGGCGAATTTCGTGGCCCTTGGCCTGCACGCCCTGCAACATCGCGGGCAGGAAGCGGGCGGGATCGTCACCCATGACCCCGATGCGGGCTTCAGCTCGGCCCGTCGGTTCGGCTACGTGCGCGACACCTTCACATCGCAAAAGGTGATGGAGACGCTGCCGGGGTCCATCGGGATCGGCCATGTGCGCTATTCCACCGCCGGATCGAAGGGGGCCACGCAGATCCGCGACGTGCAGCCGTTCTTCGGCGAATTTGCCATGGGCGGCGCGGCGATTGCCCATAACGGCAACATCGTCAACGCCGATGAGCTGCGCAAAGAGCTGATCGAGCGCGGGTCGATCTTCCAGTCGTCCTCCGACAGTGAATGCATCATCCATCTGATGGCCCGGTCCCTGCAACGCAACATCCCGGAGCGGATGAAAGACGGGTTGCGAAGGGTGGAGGGGGCGTTTTCCATCGTCGCCATGACGCGCACCAAGCTGATCGGCTGCCGCGATGCGCTGGGTGTGCGCCCGCTGGTGATCGGCAAGTTGGGGGACGGCTATGTGTTGTCGTCGGAGACCTGCGCGCTGGACATCATCGGCGCGGAACTGATCCGGGAGGTGGAGCCCGGAGAGATGGTGGTGATCACCGCCCAGGGCATCGAATCCTCCAAGCCGTTCAACGCGGCACGGCCCCGGTTCTGTATCTTCGAGCATGTCTATTTCTCCCGCCCCGACAGCATCATCGGCGGGCAATCCGTCTATGAGACGCGCCGGCAGATCGGCGTGGAACTGGCGAAAGAGGCCCCGGTGGACGCAGACTTGGTGTGTCCCGTGCCGGATTCAGGGACGCCTGCCGCCATTGGCTACAGTCAGGAAAGCGGCATCCCCTACGCCATGGGCATCATCCGCAACCAATATATGGGCCGCACGTTCATCGAGCCATCCGAGCAGATCCGCAACATGGGCGTGCGCCTGAAGCTGAACGTGAACCGCGCGCTGATCCGCGGCAAGCGGGTGATCCTGGTGGATGACAGCGTGGTCCGCGGCACGACCAGCCGGAAGATCAAAGAGATGATCCTGGATGCGGGCGCGGCAGAGGTGCATTTCCGCATCGCCTCCCCCCCCACCGCCTGGCCGTGCTTTTACGGGGTCGACACGCCGGAGCGGAGCAAGCTGCTGGCCGCGACGATGACGGCGGAAGAGATGCGCGACTACCTTGCCGTCGATAGCCTGAAATTCATTTCGCTCGATGGGCTCTACCGCGCGGTGGGCGAGGCCAATGGCCGGGATCCGGCGCAGCCTGCCTATTGCGATGCGTGTTTTTCGGGCGAGTATCCCGTCAGCCCAACCGACCAGATCGCGAAAGGGTTCCAACTGGTGGAGGCGGCTGAATGA
- a CDS encoding alpha/beta fold hydrolase, with amino-acid sequence MIYRFADVELDVARHRLTRGDADVHVEPQVFDLITALARVAPNLLSYDAMIAEIWGGRIVSDATLSARVSAARTALGDNGRAQAIIRTVPRRGVQMAVPVTGMDTGMGTDTGGQTAPQTGVQVPRQVIRFARSQDGTSIAYATSGDEGPTLVRGGHWISHLEHDWDNPVWRPLLTRLNAGRRLIRFDPRGSGLSDRTPPSMGLDASVADLHAVLDVTAQGGSQTPVDVIAVSQSAPVALAHAARYPERIGRLILVNGFAQGSLARGDIAGTDTLLSMIRAGWGVPGSPFVKAFATLFLPQGTAEEVAGLVEMQGLSASAEGAAILREAIGRFDVSDLLDRVQAPVLVLSSEGDAIHPSDQSRLLARRLPNAEFQSLPTANHVVAPSDPAFDIMLDATDAFLAR; translated from the coding sequence ATGATCTATCGCTTTGCAGATGTGGAACTGGACGTGGCGCGCCATCGCCTGACGCGCGGCGATGCGGATGTGCATGTGGAGCCGCAGGTGTTCGATCTGATCACAGCGCTTGCGCGCGTGGCCCCGAACCTGCTGAGCTATGATGCCATGATCGCCGAAATCTGGGGCGGTCGGATCGTGTCAGACGCTACGCTCAGCGCACGGGTCAGTGCGGCGCGGACGGCGTTGGGCGACAACGGGCGGGCGCAGGCGATCATACGGACCGTGCCACGCCGGGGCGTGCAGATGGCGGTTCCGGTGACGGGCATGGACACGGGCATGGGCACCGACACGGGCGGGCAAACCGCGCCGCAGACAGGTGTGCAGGTCCCAAGGCAGGTCATCCGGTTCGCCAGATCTCAGGACGGCACCTCCATCGCCTACGCAACCTCGGGCGACGAGGGGCCGACGCTTGTGCGCGGTGGCCATTGGATTTCGCATCTGGAGCATGATTGGGATAATCCGGTCTGGCGGCCTCTGCTGACCCGTCTGAACGCCGGACGTCGCCTGATCCGCTTCGATCCGCGCGGCTCGGGCCTGTCGGATCGCACGCCGCCCTCCATGGGGTTGGACGCATCGGTGGCGGATCTGCACGCGGTTCTGGACGTCACGGCGCAGGGCGGATCCCAGACCCCGGTCGATGTGATCGCCGTCTCGCAAAGCGCGCCGGTCGCACTGGCCCATGCCGCGCGATATCCTGAGCGGATCGGCCGGCTGATCCTGGTCAACGGGTTTGCCCAGGGCAGCCTTGCGCGCGGCGATATCGCGGGCACCGACACGCTGCTGTCGATGATCCGGGCGGGGTGGGGCGTGCCCGGCAGCCCGTTCGTGAAGGCCTTCGCCACGCTGTTCCTACCCCAGGGCACCGCCGAGGAAGTGGCTGGTCTGGTGGAGATGCAGGGCCTCTCGGCCAGTGCGGAGGGGGCGGCGATCCTGCGCGAGGCGATTGGCCGCTTCGACGTCTCGGACCTGTTGGACCGCGTCCAGGCCCCGGTTCTGGTGCTGTCGTCAGAGGGCGATGCGATCCATCCCAGCGACCAAAGCCGCCTTCTGGCGCGCCGCCTTCCCAATGCGGAGTTCCAATCCCTGCCGACCGCCAACCACGTCGTCGCGCCCTCGGACCCCGCATTTGACATCATGTTGGACGCGACCGACGCGTTTCTGGCGCGGTAA
- a CDS encoding CvpA family protein, which translates to MDGFTIFDGVVGGVIVISAILAYARGFVREIMSILGWVAAAFIAFIFAPNAVPLISEIPYLGDFIGDSQELGILAAFGIVFIVALVIVSIFTPLFSTVVQRSALGGIDAGLGFLFGVARGVLLVVVALIAYERIVGDEPIAAISDSRSAAVFANMQDTIEAQIPSDVPGWILERYETLVDGSEPAVVAE; encoded by the coding sequence ATGGACGGTTTTACGATATTTGACGGGGTGGTCGGCGGTGTCATCGTGATCTCCGCCATTCTGGCCTATGCCCGCGGCTTCGTGCGCGAGATCATGTCGATCCTGGGCTGGGTCGCGGCCGCGTTCATCGCGTTCATCTTCGCCCCCAACGCGGTCCCCCTGATCTCGGAAATTCCCTATCTGGGCGATTTCATCGGTGACAGTCAGGAATTGGGCATTCTGGCGGCCTTCGGGATCGTCTTCATTGTGGCGCTGGTGATCGTGTCGATCTTCACGCCGCTGTTTTCGACGGTCGTGCAACGCTCTGCCCTGGGTGGGATCGACGCGGGTCTGGGGTTCCTGTTCGGGGTCGCGCGGGGGGTCTTGCTGGTGGTCGTAGCGCTGATCGCCTATGAGCGGATCGTGGGCGATGAGCCGATCGCCGCCATATCCGACAGCCGGTCCGCCGCCGTTTTCGCCAATATGCAGGACACGATCGAGGCGCAGATCCCGTCGGACGTGCCGGGCTGGATTCTGGAGCGGTATGAGACGCTGGTCGATGGGTCCGAGCCCGCTGTGGTCGCGGAATAG
- a CDS encoding autotransporter outer membrane beta-barrel domain-containing protein, with protein sequence MFDTSPGGDFYFTLNFSNVGPTPEELAALVAAEQARLAAAAAAQEAAEVNAFAQSSAATGTSARLLVIGADGVVRDAGQVSLATRDNQLVLTRVAGSSDVTASTSGAPGMMGGVYTWVEITGFTSDTFGSGDGSVTGRGLQIGADMAIGPDMVAGLSLGYSTVETGDTGISTEGTYTYLQPYFAYRSGAWAGNASLIYGVGDIEQTSTAGTGEADVTFTALTFEGGYDYALSDALTVTPTVGLVYGREQTEGTSGILAGRDSDVTFGQVSLGARMTYATDAGTLFAGLHAEYLSNETEFDLAQDFLADDGWTGRLELGADMALSGGLDLSTSVELSGLGGDMQTVSGALRVAFRF encoded by the coding sequence ATGTTTGATACGTCGCCAGGCGGGGACTTCTATTTTACGCTGAACTTCTCGAATGTTGGACCCACACCAGAGGAACTCGCCGCCCTCGTCGCCGCCGAGCAGGCGCGCCTTGCGGCTGCGGCCGCTGCGCAGGAGGCCGCAGAGGTCAACGCGTTCGCCCAAAGTTCAGCGGCCACCGGCACCTCTGCTCGCCTGCTGGTGATCGGCGCGGACGGCGTGGTGCGCGATGCGGGGCAGGTCTCGCTGGCCACCCGCGACAACCAGCTGGTGCTGACCCGTGTGGCGGGCAGCAGCGATGTGACCGCCTCGACCTCCGGCGCGCCCGGCATGATGGGCGGCGTCTATACCTGGGTCGAGATCACGGGCTTTACCTCCGACACGTTCGGCTCCGGCGACGGCTCGGTCACTGGGCGCGGCTTGCAGATCGGGGCCGATATGGCCATCGGGCCGGACATGGTCGCGGGCCTGTCACTGGGCTATTCGACGGTCGAGACCGGCGATACGGGCATCAGCACCGAGGGCACCTACACCTACCTCCAGCCCTATTTCGCCTACCGCTCCGGCGCATGGGCGGGCAATGCCAGCCTGATCTACGGCGTGGGCGATATCGAGCAGACGTCCACCGCAGGCACCGGTGAGGCGGATGTCACCTTCACCGCGCTCACCTTCGAGGGCGGCTATGATTACGCCCTGAGCGACGCGCTGACCGTGACGCCGACCGTGGGCCTCGTCTATGGCCGGGAGCAGACGGAGGGGACGTCGGGCATCCTTGCGGGGCGCGACAGCGACGTGACCTTCGGCCAGGTCTCCCTGGGCGCGCGGATGACCTATGCGACGGATGCGGGGACGCTCTTTGCGGGGCTCCACGCCGAGTATCTGTCCAACGAGACCGAATTTGATCTGGCGCAGGATTTTCTGGCCGATGACGGCTGGACAGGTCGCCTGGAACTGGGCGCGGACATGGCGCTGTCGGGTGGTCTGGACCTGAGCACGTCGGTCGAATTGTCCGGCCTCGGCGGCGACATGCAGACCGTGTCGGGCGCGCTGCGGGTGGCGTTCCGGTTCTGA
- a CDS encoding cell division protein ZapA, whose translation MPEVEIEIGTRIFSVACQEGEEPFLRSAAKMLDTEAAVVLGQIGRMPPERMLLMAGLMLADKTAALEDDLRELQDKIATQDRALHTAEERLADRGRKIAELQDAGPAGGVPVPEDLSEGLAALAAKAEAMAEMLDPPSGSASGG comes from the coding sequence ATGCCTGAGGTGGAAATCGAGATCGGCACCCGCATATTCAGCGTGGCCTGCCAGGAGGGCGAGGAGCCGTTCCTGCGCTCTGCCGCGAAGATGCTGGACACAGAAGCGGCCGTCGTGCTGGGACAGATCGGGCGGATGCCGCCCGAGCGGATGCTGTTGATGGCGGGCCTGATGCTGGCCGACAAGACGGCGGCGCTGGAGGATGACCTGCGGGAATTGCAGGACAAGATCGCGACCCAGGACCGCGCGCTGCACACCGCCGAGGAGCGGTTGGCCGACCGGGGCCGCAAGATTGCAGAATTGCAGGATGCAGGCCCGGCGGGCGGCGTGCCTGTGCCGGAGGACCTGAGCGAAGGCCTTGCCGCGCTGGCCGCCAAGGCCGAGGCGATGGCCGAGATGCTGGACCCACCCTCCGGGAGCGCCTCTGGCGGGTAG
- a CDS encoding biotin transporter BioY: MGHNATLLSATLGQEGLIRKALLVLGGTIFIALAARTSVPMVPVPMTLGTLAILMVGLSYGSRLGAITVLAYLAQGAAGLPVFAPTTIMGPLAFVGPTAGFLVGYVAMAWAAGFAVERGLAKGFIGMALTAIAISALLYVPGIAWPMGVASPSGVEAGWVGQGFGYYWTYFISNFVIGDSVKAVIAALIVTGGWAVLARR, from the coding sequence ATGGGCCACAACGCAACACTTCTTTCCGCAACGCTGGGGCAGGAGGGCCTGATCCGCAAGGCTCTGCTGGTTCTGGGCGGCACGATCTTCATCGCTTTGGCCGCGCGCACATCCGTGCCGATGGTCCCGGTCCCGATGACGCTGGGGACGCTGGCAATCTTGATGGTGGGCCTGTCCTACGGCTCGCGTCTGGGCGCCATCACCGTCCTCGCCTATCTGGCGCAGGGGGCCGCTGGCCTTCCGGTCTTTGCACCCACGACGATCATGGGACCGCTGGCCTTTGTCGGGCCCACCGCCGGGTTCCTCGTGGGCTATGTCGCGATGGCCTGGGCGGCCGGGTTCGCGGTTGAGCGGGGTCTGGCGAAGGGCTTCATCGGCATGGCGCTGACGGCCATTGCGATCTCGGCCCTGCTCTACGTGCCCGGCATTGCCTGGCCCATGGGTGTCGCGAGCCCGTCCGGGGTCGAGGCCGGCTGGGTCGGCCAGGGCTTCGGGTATTACTGGACCTACTTCATCTCCAACTTCGTCATCGGCGATTCGGTGAAGGCGGTCATTGCCGCCCTGATCGTGACAGGCGGCTGGGCCGTGCTGGCGCGCCGCTAA
- the radA gene encoding DNA repair protein RadA: protein MAKPVTQFTCSNCGAVHKKWSGRCDDCGEWNTIREEAPLGSGPGKAALGSAKGKRMILKDLRTKETPPPRQSAGVAELDRVLGGGLVPASATLVGGDPGIGKSTLLLQAAAAFARQGLKVIYVSGEEATAQVRMRAERLGLSESAVMLAAETNLRDILTTLEAEAPDLAIIDSIQTMWLDTVDSAPGSVSQVRASSHELTTFAKRRGTSVMLVGHVTKEGQIAGPRVVEHMVDTVLYFEGERGHQFRILRSVKNRFGPADEIGVFEMTGRGLAEVSNPSALFLSDREQPAPGSVVFAGIEGTRPVLVEFQALVAPSNLSQPRRAVVGWDGSRLSMILAVLEARAGITFQGLDVYLNIAGGMRISEPAADLAVATALLSAREDAAIPRETVVFGELSLSGALRPVSQAENRLKEAVKLGFSTAIAPSGCRIADDAGVTVKSFKDLPTFVGDIFGAG, encoded by the coding sequence ATGGCAAAACCCGTCACCCAATTCACCTGTTCCAACTGCGGCGCGGTCCACAAGAAGTGGTCCGGGCGCTGTGATGACTGCGGCGAGTGGAACACGATCCGCGAGGAAGCGCCTTTGGGGTCCGGGCCCGGCAAGGCGGCGTTGGGCTCAGCCAAGGGCAAGCGGATGATCCTGAAGGATCTGCGCACCAAGGAGACGCCCCCGCCGCGGCAATCGGCGGGCGTGGCGGAGCTGGACCGCGTGTTGGGGGGCGGGTTGGTGCCGGCCTCCGCCACGCTGGTGGGCGGCGATCCCGGCATCGGCAAATCGACGCTGCTGTTGCAGGCGGCGGCGGCGTTCGCGCGGCAGGGGTTGAAGGTGATTTATGTCTCCGGCGAGGAGGCCACGGCACAGGTGCGGATGCGGGCGGAGCGGTTGGGCTTGTCCGAGTCTGCGGTCATGCTGGCCGCAGAGACCAACCTGCGCGACATCCTGACGACGCTGGAGGCGGAAGCGCCGGATCTGGCGATCATCGATTCGATCCAGACGATGTGGCTGGATACGGTGGATTCTGCGCCGGGGAGCGTCAGCCAGGTCCGCGCGTCGTCCCACGAGTTGACGACCTTCGCCAAACGGCGCGGCACGAGCGTGATGCTGGTGGGGCACGTGACGAAGGAGGGGCAGATCGCGGGGCCACGCGTGGTGGAGCATATGGTCGATACGGTGCTCTATTTCGAGGGCGAGCGCGGGCATCAGTTCCGCATCCTGCGCAGCGTGAAAAACCGCTTTGGTCCGGCGGACGAGATTGGCGTGTTCGAGATGACGGGGCGGGGGTTGGCGGAGGTGTCAAACCCGTCGGCGCTGTTTTTATCCGACCGCGAGCAGCCCGCGCCGGGATCGGTGGTGTTTGCGGGCATCGAGGGCACGCGGCCCGTGCTGGTGGAGTTTCAGGCGCTGGTCGCCCCGTCGAACCTGAGCCAGCCGCGCCGCGCCGTGGTGGGCTGGGACGGATCGCGTCTGTCGATGATATTGGCGGTGCTGGAGGCGCGCGCGGGCATCACGTTTCAGGGCCTCGACGTCTATCTGAACATCGCGGGCGGCATGCGGATTAGTGAACCCGCCGCCGATCTGGCCGTGGCCACAGCACTCCTGAGCGCGCGGGAAGACGCCGCAATCCCGCGCGAAACGGTGGTTTTTGGGGAATTGTCGCTGTCGGGCGCGTTACGTCCCGTCTCTCAGGCAGAAAACCGGTTGAAAGAGGCGGTGAAACTTGGTTTTTCCACTGCAATCGCGCCTTCGGGCTGTCGGATCGCCGATGATGCGGGCGTCACAGTGAAAAGCTTTAAGGATCTCCCTACTTTCGTGGGCGACATCTTTGGGGCAGGTTGA
- a CDS encoding DUF2199 domain-containing protein has product MIGKLFRRAKVAPEIPEDELARRLIDPDFIVASGGREVSAAKAVWPEAPFSWKNPPEPDDDSVYDLGGTVIFTHNYARRDGESLLRAYLPIPVKGTEGSVFLGVWCSLKTGMHARFRNAQGRGDAEKLGELNSWLYTQLPRFTGPLLTEGVVVPYPGGHTPLYWITTPKHPFHAAQQEGLRASEILEIYDSFGHSDVIAHLKA; this is encoded by the coding sequence ATGATCGGCAAATTGTTCCGCCGCGCCAAAGTCGCCCCGGAGATCCCCGAAGACGAGTTGGCCCGCCGCCTGATCGACCCTGATTTCATCGTCGCATCCGGCGGCCGGGAGGTCAGCGCCGCGAAAGCCGTCTGGCCCGAGGCCCCGTTCAGTTGGAAAAACCCGCCCGAGCCCGATGACGACAGCGTCTATGATCTGGGCGGTACGGTGATCTTCACCCACAATTACGCGCGGCGCGACGGCGAAAGCCTGCTGCGGGCGTATCTGCCGATTCCCGTCAAGGGTACCGAAGGGTCAGTGTTTCTGGGCGTCTGGTGCAGCCTGAAGACCGGCATGCATGCCCGCTTTCGCAATGCCCAGGGGCGGGGCGATGCCGAGAAGCTGGGGGAGTTGAATTCCTGGCTCTACACCCAATTGCCTCGCTTCACGGGGCCGTTGCTGACCGAGGGCGTCGTGGTTCCCTATCCCGGCGGGCATACGCCGCTTTACTGGATCACAACGCCGAAGCACCCCTTCCACGCCGCACAGCAGGAGGGGCTTCGGGCTTCGGAGATCCTTGAGATCTATGACAGTTTCGGCCACAGCGATGTGATCGCGCATCTCAAGGCTTAA